TCCAGCGCAGTCTGCTCGTGAATACCACCTTCCTGAAAACTGGAGGGATCAAAAATAATCGAGTCACCACGAAGACGCCCACTCATTGAGTCAATACCTCCTCCGGGATGCGACATTACTGACTGTTCCAAAGGTGGAAGCGGCTCGTCGGCATTGATTCCAAACGCAAAGCATTCAAACGAAAACGCACGATCGCGACGTCCTCCTACAAGAGGAAGATCCCCAGTTTCGGCTACTGAGTTATCATCAGGAAAATCTAGACCAACCGCTGAAACAAGAGGATTTCGTCGGTCGATAGTGTTAAACACAGATCAAGAAAAAGCATGACATTTTCAAAAAAATAAACTTACAGTCCATGTCAATGGAGAATCCTCGAAGGCGCGTAGTCCCTACCATGTCATTGAAATTGACCTTACGTTTATCCCCGTCAAAGTCAACTTTTTCGTCAAACGCTACTGCTGGTAAAGGACATGGCACTGTAACTGATTTAAAGCTTTGTTCAGGTTCACATTTGATTGTCTTTGTTGGAAAGCTAGGGGTTAGAGTCGAAGGGAGAGGCTTAGAGAGAGGATTAGGTACAGAACTCGATGAAGGCAAAATGGGTGTAGACATCGGCTTTGGAGGCTTCAGTGGACGTCGATTGTTTTTTCGAGCGACGTGTGGTGGATCTTTTACTCGCAACTGTGTGATCACCGGCTGAGTCTGTACTTTTTTATGGGTTTCTATTGGTGCAGTGGCGGGGGGTAATGGGATTGCCGCAGCGGAAGCAATCTCAGCTGTCGTTTCGCCAAATATATCGCACTCTTGCGTGGCTGCCCTATCCTTCTGACGAGCAAGCCCTCCATCTTTGGTCATCTGATTGTGCTCCAGACGTTTCAAATCTTCCCCCGATTGACGCCTTCGTTTGCGCAGTCCGTATTTGCGATTGTCAGCCGACCCATCGGACTTTTGCGACAAATCGCTTGACGACTGATGGGAATCAACCACACTGTTCACTAAAGCAACCGTGAAAATGGTACGCTCAACCACCGTGTCGCCGTCGCCGTCtccctcttcttccgaagtGACCTCTTCGTCATCCAACATCTGGTTCTCTTCTTTAATGAGGGCTGCCTCTTCAAGCTGCTCCGACTGAACACGAGTCGCCGAACGCAAAGAGCGCTTCAACGTTGAAGCCGTGGGACTCATCAAAACAGTGGATCCATTTCCGTTGGTCATTGCAAAAGGTCGAGTTGGGTTTTATTTGTTTCTAATGTAAggaaaagaggaagaaagtTCGTTAGTGTTCCTAGTAAACGGTAGATACCATACGAGCTCGGGACTGAATAAAATATTTGCATATGGGATTCTGTGGCTAATTCAAATCCCAAGGACAGTCAGTCACGGAgaagcaagaaaaagcagaGCTCGAAACACGTGGAGGAAGAGCGAACTTTCCGATCGAAGAAAGACGCGTATTTCGCCTCCTGTTTTCAACAATGGCAAGGGTTTCCGATTGACAACCCGAGAGAGAATCCGAAAATTCTTTTGCATCTATCGGTCGCCAATTAAACCCAGGATGATCAACGATGCAAACTAGAAGGTGGAAATTTGGGAAGCGTGCTTCGCGAAGCCGATCGTTCTCTTTATCCTTTTCACACAATGAAAGCTGTACTTTCGCGGAGCAAAATCGTGTACCACGACTTATTTCATGACTCCGTGACCTTAGCAAATTTTCAACAAGGATTCTTATGAAAACGGGCCGCCGAGTGGCATGAACACATTTTTCAGCGATCAGCCGATTTCCACAGTAGATGCACAAATATGCATTCGACATCACGCAATTTGTCTCGGAAAAACTTCCGATAAAAGTCAGATTTCGTGGGCATATTGAAATAGACGGCACAGCTTTCCCCCTTTCATCCCAACAATGATTGCTGTGATTCCGTTGGAACCTTCTCGTGTTCACAGACAACATGGTTACCTACTTTTGGGGTTTGACGATCGATTTTCCTCGATAGAATGATGTGTTGCTTGAAAAAGAACATGAGACAGCTTGGAAGTATATCATGTCGGTGGTGGTGACAACTAGTTCGAAATAGCTAAACAGCCACGTAGACTTTCATTTCGAAATCTATCCCTTTGATAGCTAATTTCCTCATACGACATTAATTCGATACCCAATCATAGGCTTTGAGCTGGAAAGGAATTGTCCGAATTGTCGTTTAGTAAGGAGGTAGCGAGGTAAACCTTCAACCCTAATGAACATTTTTGATCTATTTCGAGCCATCGAAAGGCAATAGAAAAGTACTCTTTCCCATTGACGCCTGTGCAAACTGTTCCTTTATTCATTTAGAAGCTTCAATTTGGTAGCGCTGTACTCCAAAACGTATTGCTGCGTGTAAGTGGAGTCAAGAATTGTTAACATGAGACAATTGAAGCATCACGAGAAGAAGCTTCTGCGGAAGGTCGACTTGTATTCATGGAAGGGCGAAGACAATCTGCGGGTGGCGAAGGTAATGCGACGGTATCACATTCAGAACCGTGAGGATTACACTAGCTACAGTCGAATAGTGGGAATGATCACCAAACTATCGGCCAAACTCAAGACTCTCCCAGCCGATAATTCGTTTCGCATTGCCATGACCGATCAGCTGCTAGCGAAACTAAACGACATGGGTGTGATAACGACAACAAAGTCGTTGCAGAAGGCGGAAGAAGTGACGGTCTCGGCAATTTGCCGGCGACGACTTCCCGTGATCATGGTGCGTTTAAAAATGGCGGAATCGATCAAGAACGCGGTAACATGGGTGGAACAGGGTCAGGTCCGCGTGGGACCCAATGTAGTGACCGATCCATCCTTCTTGGTGTCCAAATCCATGGAAGATTATGTGACTTGGGTCGATCAGTCCAAGATTCGACGGACGGTCCAAAAGTACAACGACAAGCTGGATGATTTCGACTTGTTGTAGAGTACTTGCCTGTCTCgtcaaaattgaaaattGTATTTTAAAGGACTGTGTAATAGAGAGAA
The sequence above is drawn from the Phaeodactylum tricornutum CCAP 1055/1 chromosome 21, whole genome shotgun sequence genome and encodes:
- a CDS encoding predicted protein — its product is MTNGNGSTVLMSPTASTLKRSLRSATRVQSEQLEEAALIKEENQMLDDEEVTSEEEGDGDGDTVVERTIFTVALVNSVVDSHQSSSDLSQKSDGSADNRKYGLRKRRRQSGEDLKRLEHNQMTKDGGLARQKDRAATQECDIFGETTAEIASAAAIPLPPATAPIETHKKVQTQPVITQLRVKDPPHVARKNNRRPLKPPKPMSTPILPSSSSVPNPLSKPLPSTLTPSFPTKTIKCEPEQSFKSVTVPCPLPAVAFDEKVDFDGDKRKVNFNDMVGTTRLRGFSIDMDSVGLDFPDDNSVAETGDLPLVGGRRDRAFSFECFAFGINADEPLPPLEQSVMSHPGGGIDSMSGRLRGDSIIFDPSSFQEGGIHEQTALERNRATAEALKPTLVMPKTVSVSRETLVLPPPLLASNTTVPLPEVQSSMQSLAMTNYAGTTMQNPASTTVTTPGGSATFSLELLNKDGRIGIYLPDARRARIARFHAKRIKRIWRKRIKYDCRKKLADSRPRIKGRFVKRSDMDDE
- a CDS encoding predicted protein, which produces MRQLKHHEKKLLRKVDLYSWKGEDNLRVAKVMRRYHIQNREDYTSYSRIVGMITKLSAKLKTLPADNSFRIAMTDQLLAKLNDMGVITTTKSLQKAEEVTVSAICRRRLPVIMVRLKMAESIKNAVTWVEQGQVRVGPNVVTDPSFLVSKSMEDYVTWVDQSKIRRTVQKYNDKLDDFDLL